A genome region from Panicum virgatum strain AP13 chromosome 4K, P.virgatum_v5, whole genome shotgun sequence includes the following:
- the LOC120703376 gene encoding thaumatin-like protein 1b isoform X2 has protein sequence MLGQEHRPPIVLLLILIVSVSGVSSRTLTIANHCGHTVWPGILSSSGSPPLETTGFALEPGQSRSLPAPHGWSGRLWGRTHCAADSAGKFACATGNCGSGRLDCAGHGAKPPATLAEFTFDGHGGMDFYDVSLVDGYNLPMLVVPHHAHGAAAGPNCAVTGCAMDLNAACPAELRVGMGSDAAGGRAVACRSACEAFGSAEHCCHGEHGNPNTCWPTAYSQFFKKSCPRAYSYAYDDATSTFTCGGGGGGVSYSITFCPSTTSVKSVGTDAASVGGGRVGSSSSPRAVPRLGYGGLVLHGVAIVALARVF, from the exons ATGTTGGGGCAAGAACACCGACCTCCCATTGTCCTACTCCTCATCCTCATCGTTTCCGTTAGCG GTGTTTCCTCCAGAACATTGACCATTGCGAACCATTGCGGGCACACTGTGTGGCCAGGGATCCTGTCCAGCTCGGGCTCGCCACCGCTAGAAACCACCGGCTTCGCCCTCGAGCCGGGCCAGTCTCGGTCGCTGCCGGCGCCGCACGGATGGTCGGGACGCCTCTGGGGCCGCACGCACTGCGCCGCCGACTCGGCCGGCAAGTTCGCCTGCGCCACCGGCAACTGCGGCTCCGGGCGGCTGGACTGCGCTGGCCACGGAGCCAAACCGCCGGCCACCCTGGCGGAGTTCACGTTCGACGGCCACGGCGGCATGGACTTCTACGACGTGAGCCTCGTGGACGGGTACAACCTGCCGATGCTCGTGGTGCCGCACCACGCgcacggcgcggccgcggggccCAACTGCGCGGTGACGGGATGCGCCATGGACCTGaacgccgcgtgccccgccgaGCTGCGGGTGGGGATGGGAtccgacgccgccggcggccgcgccgtggCGTGCAGGAGCGCGTGCGAGGCGTTCGGGTCGGCGGAGCACTGCTGCCATGGGGAGCACGGGAACCCCAACACGTGCTGGCCCACGGCGTACTCGCAGTTCTTCAAGAAGTCGTGCCCGCGGGCCTACAGCTACGCGTACGACGACGCCACCTCCACCTTcacttgcggcggcggcggcggcggcgtatcATACTCGATCACCTTCTGCCCAAGCACAACCAG CGTGAAATCAGTGGGAACAGATGCGGCGTCTGTCGGCGGCGGGCGAGtagggtcgtcgtcgtcgccgcgagCGGTGCCGCGGCTTGGATACGGCGGCCTTGTTCTCCACGGtgtcgcgatagtggcgctcgCGCGTGTCTTTTGA
- the LOC120703376 gene encoding thaumatin-like protein 1b isoform X1: protein MLGQEHRPPIVLLLILIVSVSGELPVHEGVSSRTLTIANHCGHTVWPGILSSSGSPPLETTGFALEPGQSRSLPAPHGWSGRLWGRTHCAADSAGKFACATGNCGSGRLDCAGHGAKPPATLAEFTFDGHGGMDFYDVSLVDGYNLPMLVVPHHAHGAAAGPNCAVTGCAMDLNAACPAELRVGMGSDAAGGRAVACRSACEAFGSAEHCCHGEHGNPNTCWPTAYSQFFKKSCPRAYSYAYDDATSTFTCGGGGGGVSYSITFCPSTTSVKSVGTDAASVGGGRVGSSSSPRAVPRLGYGGLVLHGVAIVALARVF from the exons ATGTTGGGGCAAGAACACCGACCTCCCATTGTCCTACTCCTCATCCTCATCGTTTCCGTTAGCGGTGAGCTGCCAGTCCATGAAG GTGTTTCCTCCAGAACATTGACCATTGCGAACCATTGCGGGCACACTGTGTGGCCAGGGATCCTGTCCAGCTCGGGCTCGCCACCGCTAGAAACCACCGGCTTCGCCCTCGAGCCGGGCCAGTCTCGGTCGCTGCCGGCGCCGCACGGATGGTCGGGACGCCTCTGGGGCCGCACGCACTGCGCCGCCGACTCGGCCGGCAAGTTCGCCTGCGCCACCGGCAACTGCGGCTCCGGGCGGCTGGACTGCGCTGGCCACGGAGCCAAACCGCCGGCCACCCTGGCGGAGTTCACGTTCGACGGCCACGGCGGCATGGACTTCTACGACGTGAGCCTCGTGGACGGGTACAACCTGCCGATGCTCGTGGTGCCGCACCACGCgcacggcgcggccgcggggccCAACTGCGCGGTGACGGGATGCGCCATGGACCTGaacgccgcgtgccccgccgaGCTGCGGGTGGGGATGGGAtccgacgccgccggcggccgcgccgtggCGTGCAGGAGCGCGTGCGAGGCGTTCGGGTCGGCGGAGCACTGCTGCCATGGGGAGCACGGGAACCCCAACACGTGCTGGCCCACGGCGTACTCGCAGTTCTTCAAGAAGTCGTGCCCGCGGGCCTACAGCTACGCGTACGACGACGCCACCTCCACCTTcacttgcggcggcggcggcggcggcgtatcATACTCGATCACCTTCTGCCCAAGCACAACCAG CGTGAAATCAGTGGGAACAGATGCGGCGTCTGTCGGCGGCGGGCGAGtagggtcgtcgtcgtcgccgcgagCGGTGCCGCGGCTTGGATACGGCGGCCTTGTTCTCCACGGtgtcgcgatagtggcgctcgCGCGTGTCTTTTGA